The following coding sequences lie in one Fusarium poae strain DAOMC 252244 chromosome 1, whole genome shotgun sequence genomic window:
- a CDS encoding hypothetical protein (SECRETED:SignalP(1-17)~TransMembrane:1 (n5-12c17/18o165-187i)): MASRWFTLSLLLTPSLALQNDFSFYPKGAQKCLEKNADDASCTGADSKELNYCLCGLGNYNNDFILGSARCIGQESPNDIDETYDMMVEACNNSQTPMKTSKADFQQAAHDGETTTSATGTTATASATDTASTTSDTAAAASTTDASNADADADADTGLSTGATIGVGVGAAAGGAAIVGLVIWLWLHRRKKNAEESHPMLPNYESNNSPYPPVEPKAAWGTTPASGWQTPDPNASGYYPPPKQHAGAVELPPDNLVAAPAPIFEMDGTSSGAVEMPGSTPVDLHPRGSDELSRAGLGSSAGDTAMVSPQTQPGTPYRPNGEMHR; this comes from the coding sequence ATGGCGTCGCGATGGTTCACattgtcgctcctcctcaCCCCCTCGCTGGCTCTTCAGAACGATTTTAGCTTCTACCCCAAAGGTGCACAAAAATGCCTGGAGAAGAACGCCGACGACGCCTCGTGCACCGGTGCCGACTCAAAGGAGCTCAATTACTGCCTGTGCGGTTTGGGTAATTACAACAATGACTTCATCCTCGGCTCTGCGCGCTGCATTGGACAAGAGTCGCCCAACGACATTGACGAGACGTACGATATGATGGTCGAGGCTTGTAACAACTCCCAAACCCCAATGAAGACGTCGAAAGCGGACTTCCAGCAGGCTGCCCATGATGGAGAGACAACTACAAGCGCCACAGGAACGACCGCGACTGCTTCAGCGACCGATACCGCGTCTACCACGTCTGATACGGCGGCGGCTGCTTCGACAACCGATGCTTCaaatgcagatgcagatgcagatgcagacaCAGGACTGTCTACAGGTGCGACGATCGGTGTGGGCGTTGGTGCAGCAGCAGGAGGTGCAGCCATCGTTGGTTTAGTTATCTGGTTGTGGCTACATCGTCGCAAGAAGAACGCTGAAGAATCACACCCGATGCTCCCCAACTACGAATCCAACAACTCACCCTACCCACCTGTAGAACCCAAAGCTGCATGGGGCACTACACCTGCGTCAGGATGGCAGACACCCGACCCCAACGCATCAGGATACTACCCACCACCGAAGCAGCACGCGGGTGCCGTGGAACTACCACCCGACAACCTCGTAGCTGCGCCTGCGCCTATATTCGAGATGGACGGTACTTCGTCGGGAGCTGTTGAGATGCCTGGATCAACACCTGTTGATCTTCATCCCCGTGGTAGTGATGAGCTCAGCAGAGCAGGATTGGGCTCTTCGGCCGGGGACACTGCTATGGTTTCACCTCAGACACAACCTGGGACGCCATATCGACCAAATGGAGAGATGCACCGGTAA
- a CDS encoding hypothetical protein (MEROPS:MER0026494~BUSCO:4213at5125) has protein sequence MYSDSSLSNGDGCEGCAKILMNEKRLSGETITSDYESFNMPSRTVSPIMSLGPASPILSPLEAAEDPATSPDLVHSLSHASTVLALAVSPQHETIYAGTQDGEIVAWSLDTFRQVRRVQAHKRSILSLSLSPDASLLFSSAGDPIINVWDPKTLTRLYEIYGSYDVGDIFCTAYSPQHETLYIGAQNATIQWVGLNDVTARVSPESQQHPDRRNHRFFDSKAVGGGASTPRRNDDRWGLIPKAHNVLEMHAGCVKNFAHYGYVYCMLMAKGPTVDVGTDDDVLISGAGDGTIKLWSLGHTVEDDEELGGGIQEIMTLGVDDGESVLSMALDSSFLYAGKLDGIVELWDLDTAQRLRVIKAHDCDIMSIQMGWGYLWTAATNGWASKYSTTHYGKYQHAASGAVPQKYQCLLRWEAHQGKVLASAVTNYKNKQYFITGANDDNISVWSIDTDKCGTKEKEVSQDSDNLLLSSLRDFVSYKTVSSRPEFAEDCRKGATYLGALFKRLGGHVELLSTEKHHNPVVYARFSAKKEAAETRKRILFYGHYDVVAADSRKGKWETDPFTMQGTNGYLYGRGVSDNKGPIIAALYAVTDLMENQQLENDVVFLIEGEEEFGSLGFEEAVKKNKELIGEVDYILLANSYWLDDEVPCLTYGLRGVLHTTVCVDAPRPDIHSGVDGSYMMNEPLSDLTQILGKLKGPGNKVQIPGFYDGILPVTPEEEARYDDIARILIRSNPEKGPEERLKQSLMARWREPNLTLHRYKVSGPDGSLVSSHASSHISFRVVPGQEVDMVIEALTKFLEEEFSQLESQNKLTINVDNRAEPWLGDPTNAIFQTLEKAILETWEDCFETSPSSGEATPDETDKSKEEEILSVKTKMGKPRKPLYIREGGSIPAIRFLEKEFGAPAAHLPCGQSSDSAHLDNERLCLLNLLKAREIFAKVFGRL, from the exons ATGTATTCGGACTCTTCATTGTCGAACGGAGATGGTTGCGAGGGATGTGCAAAGATATTGATGAACGAGAAGCGATTATCTGGAGAGACAATTACATCCGATTATG AATCCTTCAACATGCCTTCACGGACGGTATCGCCGATAATGTCGCTCGGCCCAGCATCTCCAATCCTCTCACCTCTCGAAGCTGCCGAAGACCCTGCTACCAGCCCCGACCTCGTCCACTCCCTATCCCATGCAAGCACCGTTCTCGCTCTCGCCGTTAGTCCACAGCACGAAACCATCTACGCCGGTACACAAGATGGCGAAATAGTAGCATGGTCTCTCGATACGTTCCGACAAGTTCGCCGTGTCCAAGCACATAAGAGAAGCATTCTATCCCTATCGCTGTCACCCGATGCCTCGCTTTTGTTCTCCAGCGCTGGAGATCCCATCATCAATGTCTGGGACCCCAAGACCCTGACTCGACTCTACGAGATTTATGGTTCCTACGATGTCGGTGACATCTTCTGTACGGCATATAGCCCTCAGCATGAGACACTATATATCGGTGCACAAAACGCTACTATCCAATGGGTTGGCCTTAACGACGTTACAGCCCGCGTGTCTCCCGAATCTCAACAGCACCCTGACCGCCGAAACCACCGTTTCTTCGACTCCAAAGCCGTCGGCGGCGGTGCGAGTACGCCCCGACGTAACGACGATCGATGGGGATTGATTCCCAAAGCCCATAATGTCCTCGAGATGCACGCAGGCTGCGTCAAAAACTTTGCGCACTACGGCTACGTATACTGCATGCTCATGGCCAAGGGGCCGACAGTTGACGTTGGTACCGATGATGACGTTTTGATCTCTGGTGCGGGCGATGGTACAATCAAGCTTTGGAGTCTGGGACATACGGttgaggatgacgaggagctTGGCGGTGGTATACAAGAGATCATGACATTGGGTGTCGATGATGGCGAGTCTGTTCTATCAATGGCGCTTGACAGTTCGTTCTTGTACGCTGGCAAGCTTGATGGCATTGTTGAGTTGTGGGATCTTGATACAGCGCAACGATTGAGAGTTATTAAAGCGCATGACTGTGACATCATGTCAATCCAGATGGGCTGGGGATATTTGTGGACTGCTGCAACTAATGGTTGGGCCAGC AAATACAGCACAACCCACTATGGAAAATACCAACATGCCGCCTCCGGCGCTGTTCCCCAGAAATACCAGTGTCTCCTTCGATGGGAGGCTCACCAGGGCAAAGTGCTTGCATCAGCTGTCACCAActacaagaacaagcagTACTTTATCACGGGCGCGAACGACGACAATATCTCTGTCTGGTCCATCGACACCGACAAGTGTGGCaccaaagagaaggaagTCTCGCAGGATTCAGATAACCTCCTGCTATCGTCGTTACGGGATTTCGTATCATACAAGACCGTCTCCTCCCGACCCGAGTTTGCGGAGGATTGTCGCAAGGGCGCTACATACCTCGGTGCGCTGTTCAAGCGGCTCGGCGGACATGTCGAGTTGCTTAGCACTGAGAAGCATCACAACCCAGTCGTCTACGCTCGTTTTTCTGCCAAGAAGGAGGCTGCGGAGACTCGCAAACGAATTCTCTTCTATGGCCACTATGATGTTGTCGCCGCCGATAGTCGCAAGGGAAAATGGGAGACAGATCCATTTACCATGCAGGGAACCAACGGTTATTTGTACGGCCGTGGTGTCAGCGATAACAAGGGCCCTATCATCGCTGCTTTATATGCAGTGACCGATCTGATGGAAAACCAACAGTTGGAAAACGATGTTGTCTTTTTAATTGagggagaggaagaattTGGATCGCTTGGTTTTGAAGAGGCTgtgaagaagaacaaggagcTTATCGGCGAGGTGGACTACATCCTACTCGCTAACAGTTATTGGCTCGACGACGAAGTTCCATGCTTGACGTATGGTCTACGCGGTGTTTTGCATACAACCGTCTGCGTTGATGCGCCTCGTCCAGATATCCACTCGGGTGTGGACGGCTCCTACATGATGAATGAGCCTCTTTCCGATCTGACACAGATCCTAGGCAAACTCAAGGGACCTGGCAACAAAGTGCAGATTCCCGGCTTCTACGACGGGATCCTTCCAGTTACaccagaagaagaggccCGTTACGATGATATTGCCAGGATTTTGATCCGCAGCAATCCCGAAAAGGGCCCCGAGGAAAGGTTGAAGCAGTCGCTTATGGCGCGTTGGCGCGAACCCAATCTGACACTCCACCGTTACAAGGTCTCGGGTCCAGACGGCAGTCTAGTCAGCAGTCACGCCAGCTCTCACATCAGTTTTCGAGTAGTACCAGGCCAGGAGGTGGACATGGTGATTGAAGCACTTACGAAATTCCTCGAGGAAGAATTTTCGCAGCTCGAGTCACAGAACAAACTCACCATCAACGTGGACAACAGAGCTGAGCCGTGGCTCGGTGATCCTACCAATGCCATCTTCCAAACCTTGGAAAAGGCCATCCTGGAAACGTGGGAGGATTGCTTCGAGACGTCTCCTTCATCTGGAGAAGCCACACCCGATGAAACAGACAAGtccaaggaggaagagatccTTTCcgtcaagaccaagatgggtaAGCCGCGCAAACCGCTGTATATTCGCGAGGGTGGATCCATCCCTGCGATTCGCTTCCTAGAGAAGGAGTTCGGAGCTCCGGCAGCTCATCTTCCTTGTGGGCAGTCTAGTGACTCTGCGCATCTGGATAATGAGAGGTTATGCTTGTTGAATCTCTTGAAGGCGAGAGAGATTTTTGCCAAGGTGTTTGGGCGATTGTGA